The Candidatus Manganitrophus noduliformans genome includes a window with the following:
- a CDS encoding monovalent cation/H+ antiporter subunit D family protein, whose product MEAMSDIRPLLAILVSMVAVGLILASDKKPNVREGWSIGAGIIKFLIVLSMAPTILSGQILEYTLYTFVPGLDIKFRVDPFGMVFATIASGLWIVTTFYSIGYMRGTNEKKQTRYFACFAISVASALGVAFSANLLTLFIFYEFLSLATFPLVNHKETPESFLGARKYLIYLVGASKTFLLAAIILTYSVAGTLEFSKGGLFAGKGAPWMLVLIYLFFIYGFAKAAIMPVHAWLPAAMVAPTPVSALLHAVAVVKVGVFSVLRVIFHVFGPELMGQLHLGVMTAYLVSFTIIMASIYALTRDNLKARLAYSTVSQLSYVILGAALLSPSGMTAGVIHIANHAISKITLFFCAGSIYVASHKTNISQMRGIGRKMPWTMTAFSIGALSMIGVPPVAGFVTKWYLALGAIEAGQIPILFVLIASTILNAGYFVPVIYTAFFHAPEGEAHGHGPALHPAPQSVGAMAAHDDHTLGHGAGTSHDEDFGEASPFVYVPLMVTAILSVLVGLFPDYFLALAKLVIQ is encoded by the coding sequence TTGGAAGCAATGAGCGACATCCGCCCCCTTCTCGCCATCCTTGTTTCAATGGTGGCCGTCGGCCTGATTCTCGCCTCGGACAAAAAACCGAACGTCCGGGAGGGATGGTCGATCGGGGCCGGGATCATCAAGTTTCTGATCGTCCTCTCGATGGCGCCGACGATCCTCTCGGGACAGATTCTCGAATATACCCTCTATACTTTCGTTCCGGGGCTCGACATCAAATTCCGCGTCGATCCGTTCGGGATGGTCTTCGCGACGATCGCCTCGGGGCTCTGGATCGTCACCACCTTCTATTCCATCGGCTACATGCGAGGGACGAATGAGAAGAAGCAGACCCGCTACTTCGCCTGCTTCGCGATCAGCGTCGCCTCGGCCCTCGGCGTCGCCTTCTCCGCGAACCTCCTGACCCTTTTTATCTTCTACGAATTCCTCAGCCTCGCCACCTTCCCGCTGGTCAATCATAAAGAGACGCCGGAGTCGTTCCTGGGGGCCCGGAAATATCTGATCTATCTCGTCGGCGCCTCGAAGACCTTTTTGCTGGCGGCGATCATCCTGACCTACAGCGTCGCCGGAACCCTTGAGTTCTCCAAAGGGGGGCTCTTCGCCGGAAAAGGGGCGCCGTGGATGCTGGTTTTGATCTACCTCTTCTTTATCTATGGTTTTGCCAAAGCGGCGATCATGCCGGTCCACGCCTGGCTGCCGGCCGCGATGGTCGCGCCGACCCCGGTCTCCGCCCTGCTCCATGCGGTGGCGGTCGTGAAGGTCGGCGTCTTCTCGGTCTTGCGGGTGATCTTCCACGTCTTCGGCCCCGAGCTGATGGGCCAGCTTCATCTCGGCGTCATGACCGCCTATCTCGTCTCGTTCACGATCATCATGGCCTCCATCTATGCATTGACGCGGGACAATCTGAAAGCCCGGCTCGCCTACTCGACGGTGAGCCAGCTCTCCTATGTGATTTTAGGGGCGGCGCTTCTCTCCCCGAGCGGGATGACCGCCGGGGTCATTCACATCGCCAATCATGCGATCTCGAAGATCACCCTCTTCTTCTGCGCCGGCTCAATCTATGTCGCCTCGCACAAAACCAACATCAGCCAGATGCGGGGGATCGGGCGGAAGATGCCCTGGACGATGACCGCCTTTTCGATCGGCGCGCTCAGCATGATCGGGGTGCCGCCGGTGGCAGGGTTCGTGACGAAGTGGTATCTCGCCCTCGGGGCGATCGAGGCGGGCCAGATTCCGATCCTCTTCGTTCTGATCGCGAGCACGATCCTGAACGCCGGCTACTTTGTCCCGGTGATCTACACCGCCTTCTTTCATGCGCCGGAGGGGGAGGCGCACGGTCACGGCCCTGCGCTTCACCCGGCGCCCCAGAGCGTCGGGGCGATGGCGGCCCACGACGACCATACCCTAGGACATGGAGCGGGCACCAGTCATGACGAAGATTTCGGCGAGGCCTCCCCTTTCGTTTACGTCCCGTTGATGGTGACGGCGATCCTCTCGGTCCTGGTCGGTCTTTTCCCCGACTATTTTCTGGCATTGGCAAAATTGGTGATTCAATGA
- a CDS encoding complex I subunit 4 family protein, whose protein sequence is MTNHLLSFILFTPFIGAFLLFFVSNKQREIVHGIAATFAGLSLLGSAYLMFVYDHAAGGFQFQEQTVWSSELGISFFLGVDGIGAPMVLASAMLMFAGIFVSWHIKDRLKEFYINLLVLGSATIGVYMSLDLFFLFFFYELSVIPMYLFLVIWGRHTKGYLDMKKAGDPLSDSVAHFFNFNRSSKEYAAMKLTLYLSLGAVVALLGLLLVYVDSGLRTFNIIEIAEKGHLLKSKENLYFWLIFLGFAPIAAIFPFHSWSPVGYAAAPAAASMMHAGVLKKLGHFTIIRICFYLFPTATQQWMPIIAVICVINIFYGGLVAFLQKDTKFVVGYSSVAHMGYIFLGMASLNQISLTGAVFFLFADAMAMGLLFALAGYIYYQTHTLDIPSMGGGLASKMPFIATAFVIGSAASFGMPGAMNFIGELMVFLGSWRVYPVQTVLAAMAITITWAYYFRMIRDMFFGAPDPRMAHVVDARSLVDRLPLVLLASMTIFFGLYPAPFINVIQSGVMPILARMEAPAAPSLPATAAEPASFSIEIDPPKDDDTKPAADPVLGGK, encoded by the coding sequence ATGACTAATCATCTCCTCTCCTTCATCCTCTTTACGCCGTTTATCGGGGCGTTCCTTCTCTTCTTCGTCTCCAACAAACAGCGGGAGATTGTCCACGGGATCGCCGCGACCTTCGCCGGCCTCTCGCTCCTCGGATCGGCCTACCTGATGTTTGTTTACGACCATGCCGCCGGCGGCTTCCAGTTCCAGGAGCAGACCGTCTGGTCGTCCGAGCTCGGGATCTCCTTTTTCTTGGGGGTTGACGGGATCGGGGCGCCGATGGTCCTCGCCTCGGCGATGTTGATGTTCGCCGGGATCTTCGTCTCCTGGCACATCAAAGACCGCCTGAAAGAGTTTTACATCAACCTCCTTGTCTTGGGCTCGGCGACGATCGGGGTCTACATGTCGCTCGATCTCTTCTTCCTCTTTTTCTTCTACGAGCTCTCGGTGATCCCGATGTACCTCTTCCTGGTGATCTGGGGACGGCACACCAAGGGCTACCTCGACATGAAAAAAGCGGGCGACCCCCTCAGCGATTCGGTCGCCCACTTCTTCAACTTCAACCGGTCGAGCAAAGAGTACGCCGCGATGAAGCTGACCCTCTACCTCTCCCTCGGCGCGGTCGTCGCCTTGCTGGGGCTCCTGTTGGTCTACGTCGATTCGGGGCTGCGGACCTTCAACATCATCGAGATCGCCGAGAAGGGACATCTTCTGAAGTCGAAGGAGAACCTCTATTTCTGGCTGATCTTCTTGGGCTTCGCGCCGATCGCGGCGATCTTTCCGTTCCACTCCTGGTCGCCGGTCGGCTACGCCGCCGCGCCGGCCGCTGCCAGCATGATGCACGCCGGGGTCTTGAAGAAGCTCGGGCACTTCACGATCATCCGGATCTGCTTCTATCTCTTCCCCACGGCGACGCAGCAGTGGATGCCGATCATCGCCGTCATCTGCGTCATCAACATTTTCTACGGCGGGCTGGTGGCGTTTCTGCAGAAGGACACCAAGTTCGTCGTCGGCTACTCGTCGGTCGCCCACATGGGGTATATCTTCCTCGGGATGGCGTCGTTGAACCAGATCAGTCTGACCGGGGCGGTTTTCTTTCTCTTCGCCGACGCGATGGCGATGGGGCTTCTCTTCGCGCTGGCCGGTTACATCTATTATCAGACCCACACCCTCGATATCCCATCGATGGGAGGGGGGTTGGCGTCGAAGATGCCCTTTATCGCCACTGCTTTTGTGATCGGCTCCGCGGCCTCGTTCGGGATGCCGGGGGCGATGAACTTCATCGGGGAGCTGATGGTCTTTTTGGGAAGCTGGCGGGTCTATCCGGTGCAGACGGTTTTAGCGGCGATGGCGATCACAATCACCTGGGCCTATTATTTCCGGATGATCCGCGACATGTTCTTCGGCGCGCCCGATCCGCGGATGGCGCATGTGGTCGACGCGCGAAGCCTGGTCGACCGTCTTCCGCTGGTCTTGCTGGCGTCGATGACGATTTTCTTCGGGTTGTACCCCGCGCCGTTCATCAATGTAATCCAATCGGGGGTGATGCCGATCC
- the nuoK gene encoding NADH-quinone oxidoreductase subunit NuoK: MIPLSYYVIVSTVMFVIGLIGVLIRKNFLIILYAIELMLNAANINLVAFSRHFESVNGQIISLFIITIAAAEAAVGLAIIIVFFRKKATTNVDEISLLKW, translated from the coding sequence ATGATTCCCCTCTCCTATTATGTGATCGTCTCCACCGTCATGTTCGTCATCGGCCTGATCGGCGTCTTGATCCGGAAGAACTTTTTGATTATCCTCTACGCCATCGAATTGATGCTGAACGCCGCCAACATCAACCTGGTCGCCTTCTCGCGCCATTTCGAATCGGTCAACGGACAAATCATCTCGCTCTTCATCATCACCATCGCCGCCGCGGAAGCCGCCGTCGGCTTGGCGATCATCATCGTCTTCTTCCGGAAAAAGGCGACGACCAACGTCGATGAAATCAGTTTGTTGAAATGGTAA
- a CDS encoding NADH-quinone oxidoreductase subunit J encodes MAQLLFFLYFSGMALFSSVLTIGLRNPIYCTLALLSTFLHVAGLFVLLHAEFLAAIQIIIYAGAVLILYLFVLMLLDLKSSEGVLHRQTWLALFFGLVILAEILIVLFKSPTLEGSAPGAAALPAVGNTEAIGLSLFNEYLLPFEMVGVILLGGIIGALVLAKQPRPDAKMGGNGAHALEVPLPRTGNGHPEGTPDSVTEEARRGALDKIGSS; translated from the coding sequence ATGGCACAGCTTTTATTTTTTCTTTATTTTTCAGGGATGGCCCTCTTCTCGTCCGTCTTGACGATCGGCCTTCGTAATCCGATCTACTGCACCCTCGCCCTCCTTTCTACTTTTCTTCACGTCGCCGGCTTGTTCGTATTGCTCCATGCCGAATTTCTCGCCGCCATTCAAATCATCATCTATGCCGGCGCGGTTCTTATTCTTTATCTATTCGTTCTGATGCTCCTCGACTTGAAAAGCAGCGAAGGGGTCCTTCACCGTCAGACCTGGCTCGCCCTCTTTTTCGGCCTGGTGATCCTGGCGGAAATTTTGATCGTCCTCTTCAAATCGCCGACCCTGGAAGGGAGCGCCCCCGGGGCGGCCGCCCTCCCCGCCGTCGGGAACACCGAGGCGATCGGCCTCTCCCTCTTCAATGAATATCTTCTCCCGTTCGAAATGGTCGGGGTGATCCTCCTCGGCGGCATCATCGGGGCGCTCGTCTTGGCAAAACAGCCCCGTCCCGACGCAAAGATGGGGGGGAACGGCGCGCACGCGCTGGAGGTCCCCCTTCCCCGGACCGGAAACGGCCACCCGGAAGGGACCCCCGACTCGGTTACGGAAGAGGCCCGGCGCGGCGCGCTCGATAAGATAGGATCGTCCTGA
- a CDS encoding transglutaminase-like cysteine peptidase, with product MKKEKLILYTAVLLVLLAAVEFFLVHKHHAVFALENFPGYTAVFGLLATVVLILVSKGIGHSVLMVREDYYENPAEPAHEGEAHHD from the coding sequence ATGAAGAAAGAGAAGCTGATCCTTTATACGGCCGTGCTCCTCGTCCTCCTCGCGGCGGTCGAGTTTTTCCTGGTCCACAAACACCACGCGGTTTTCGCGCTGGAGAACTTTCCCGGCTACACCGCGGTTTTTGGATTGCTCGCCACCGTCGTGTTGATTCTCGTCTCGAAAGGAATCGGCCACTCCGTACTGATGGTGCGGGAAGATTATTACGAGAACCCCGCCGAACCGGCCCACGAAGGAGAGGCGCACCATGATTGA
- a CDS encoding Na(+)/H(+) antiporter subunit D — MIEWVHPGLLLILGAALIPFLKGKVKEGYLVALPAAAFLLVVFLDPGRYGVFNFLGNELVMGRVDKMSLVFSYIFTLMATIGMVYALHVKNDLEHIAALTYAGSALGVVFSGDLFTLFLFWEIMAFASVMLVWARGKEGEAPGFRYLLVHVFGGVALLAGIVIHATETKTLLFDALPHGGWGGSLILLGFLVNAAAPPLHAWLPDAYPEATVTGTVFLSAFTTKTAVYVLARGYAGMELLMWLGAFMALYGVGYAMIENNIRRLLAYHIVSQVGFMVAGIGIGTQLAINGAVAHAFAHILYKALLMMGMGSVIFMTGKRKATELGGLYKTMPITFVLFMIGGFSISGVPLMSGFISKSMTISAAGEAHRIAIYVMLMLASCGTFISTTLKLPYAVFLGEDKKIPAKDPPVNMIWGMGLAAFFCILLGVWPTLLYQLLPNAVEYHPYTLEHLFQSFQLLAATGLVFLLFLKKLHPEPTISLDTDIVYRKGGEGLLWAANNPIAEYEAFVTEAYNNVIIQPMKRFVAACRRFDVGVIDGAVNAIGRGIFGGSWYSNLIENYVVYGFINMVGYSNHVLARIFRRLQTGSVHNYAMVIIVGIFFLVNIYWMFKEQIKGLMMVMLQ; from the coding sequence ATGATTGAGTGGGTTCACCCCGGACTGCTCCTGATCCTCGGCGCCGCCCTGATCCCCTTCCTGAAAGGAAAGGTGAAAGAAGGTTATCTCGTCGCCCTCCCCGCCGCGGCCTTTCTCCTCGTCGTCTTTCTCGATCCCGGCCGCTACGGCGTCTTCAACTTTTTAGGGAACGAGCTGGTGATGGGGCGGGTCGACAAGATGAGCCTCGTCTTCAGCTACATCTTCACATTGATGGCGACGATCGGGATGGTCTACGCCCTCCATGTGAAGAACGACCTGGAGCATATCGCGGCGCTCACCTACGCCGGAAGCGCCTTGGGGGTCGTCTTCTCCGGCGATCTCTTCACCCTCTTTCTTTTCTGGGAGATCATGGCCTTCGCGTCGGTCATGCTCGTCTGGGCCCGGGGAAAAGAAGGGGAGGCGCCCGGCTTCCGGTATCTTCTGGTCCATGTCTTCGGCGGGGTGGCGCTTTTGGCGGGGATCGTCATCCATGCCACCGAGACCAAAACCCTCCTCTTCGACGCCCTCCCGCACGGCGGATGGGGAGGATCGCTCATTCTTCTGGGATTCCTGGTCAACGCCGCCGCCCCCCCGCTCCACGCCTGGCTCCCCGACGCTTATCCGGAGGCGACCGTCACCGGGACCGTCTTCCTCTCGGCCTTCACGACGAAGACGGCGGTTTATGTGCTTGCGCGAGGGTACGCCGGGATGGAGCTGCTGATGTGGCTCGGCGCCTTCATGGCCCTCTACGGCGTCGGCTACGCGATGATCGAAAACAACATCCGCCGGCTCCTCGCCTACCATATCGTCAGCCAGGTCGGCTTCATGGTGGCGGGAATCGGGATCGGAACGCAGCTGGCGATCAACGGCGCGGTGGCGCACGCCTTCGCCCACATCCTCTATAAAGCGCTCCTGATGATGGGGATGGGGTCGGTGATCTTCATGACCGGGAAGCGAAAAGCGACCGAGCTCGGCGGCCTCTATAAAACGATGCCGATCACTTTCGTCCTCTTTATGATCGGCGGCTTTTCGATCTCCGGCGTGCCGCTGATGTCGGGCTTCATCAGCAAATCGATGACGATCTCGGCGGCGGGCGAGGCGCACCGGATCGCAATCTACGTGATGTTGATGCTCGCCTCTTGCGGGACCTTTATCTCGACCACGCTGAAGCTCCCCTACGCCGTCTTCCTCGGCGAGGACAAAAAGATCCCGGCGAAAGACCCTCCGGTCAACATGATCTGGGGGATGGGGCTCGCCGCCTTCTTCTGCATTCTGCTGGGGGTCTGGCCGACGCTGCTCTATCAGCTCCTGCCGAACGCGGTCGAATACCACCCCTACACCCTGGAGCATCTCTTCCAATCGTTCCAGCTCCTCGCGGCGACCGGCCTGGTCTTTCTTCTTTTCTTGAAGAAGCTCCATCCGGAGCCGACGATCTCGCTCGACACCGACATTGTTTACCGGAAGGGGGGAGAGGGCCTCCTGTGGGCCGCGAACAATCCGATCGCCGAATACGAGGCGTTCGTCACCGAGGCGTACAACAACGTCATCATCCAGCCGATGAAGCGTTTCGTCGCCGCCTGCCGGCGGTTCGACGTCGGCGTGATCGACGGCGCGGTGAACGCCATCGGACGCGGGATCTTCGGCGGGAGCTGGTATTCGAACCTGATCGAGAATTATGTCGTCTACGGATTCATCAATATGGTCGGCTACTCCAACCATGTGCTGGCGCGGATCTTCCGCCGGCTGCAGACCGGCTCGGTCCACAATTACGCGATGGTCATCATCGTCGGGATCTTCTTCCTGGTGAACATCTATTGGATGTTCAAAGAGCAGATTAAAGGCCTGATGATGGTGATGTTGCAATGA
- a CDS encoding complex I subunit 4 family protein gives MDQIFASDQIGFPVLTLLLLLPALGALAIAFLKDERQMRVTALATTSVVFALSLLLPLLFQRGTPNMQFVEELNWIRPLGAAYHLGVDGFSLFLVTLTTFLMVLLVLFSWKGVELNLKQYLICLLVLETTVVGVFMAIDLLLFFLFWEIMLIPMYFLIKIWGGANRDYASLKFVLYTLLGSVLMLVGFVILYLNYHDYALAQNLSQSYSFSILDLLKAPMSETKQNIVFLLLFFGFAFKVPMFPFHTWLPDAHVEAPTAGSVLLAGVLLKMGTYGFVRFSLPLLPEASINFVPMMTILSVIGIVYGALLALAQDDIKKLIAYSSISHLGFVVLGIFALNRTGIQGGMIQMLNHGISTAGLFLVVGFLYERRHTRAISEYGGLGRRLPIFAAFYMIISLSSMAFPGTNGFVGELLILVGAAQLDWRLTVTAIVGVLLGAAYLLWLYQRIMMGQITNPKNEKIPDLDRREIGICVALAVMIFWVGIYPMPFLKAMDGSIDFVAQRVAGSTPAVTEPAVEVTPAGLFQFDSIEELLPSFPPFTNENLPPIADKVSLAGMEAPND, from the coding sequence ATGGATCAAATCTTCGCAAGCGACCAGATCGGGTTTCCGGTGCTGACGTTGCTCCTTCTTCTCCCGGCGCTCGGGGCGCTGGCGATTGCGTTTTTGAAGGACGAGCGGCAGATGCGGGTGACGGCGCTGGCGACCACGTCGGTCGTCTTCGCCCTCTCGCTCCTCCTTCCGCTGCTCTTCCAGCGGGGAACGCCGAACATGCAGTTCGTCGAGGAGCTGAACTGGATCCGGCCGCTCGGGGCCGCCTATCACCTCGGGGTCGACGGGTTCAGCCTCTTCCTCGTCACCCTCACCACCTTCCTGATGGTTCTTCTGGTCCTCTTCTCCTGGAAAGGGGTCGAGCTGAATCTCAAACAGTACCTGATCTGCCTTCTGGTATTGGAGACGACGGTCGTCGGGGTCTTCATGGCGATCGATCTGCTGCTTTTCTTCCTCTTCTGGGAGATCATGCTGATCCCGATGTATTTCCTGATCAAGATCTGGGGGGGGGCCAACCGCGACTACGCGTCATTAAAGTTCGTCCTCTACACCCTCCTCGGCAGCGTCTTGATGCTGGTCGGCTTCGTGATCCTTTATTTGAATTACCACGACTATGCCTTGGCGCAGAACCTCTCGCAGAGTTACTCGTTCAGCATATTGGATCTGTTGAAGGCGCCGATGTCGGAGACGAAGCAGAACATCGTCTTTCTCCTCCTCTTCTTCGGCTTCGCTTTTAAAGTCCCGATGTTCCCCTTCCACACCTGGCTGCCGGATGCCCACGTCGAAGCGCCGACCGCCGGGAGCGTCCTCCTGGCGGGGGTCCTCTTGAAGATGGGGACCTACGGCTTTGTCCGCTTCTCCCTTCCGCTCCTGCCGGAAGCCTCGATCAACTTCGTTCCGATGATGACGATCCTCTCCGTGATCGGGATCGTCTACGGGGCCCTCCTGGCGCTGGCGCAGGACGACATCAAGAAGCTGATCGCCTATTCTTCGATCAGCCACCTCGGTTTTGTCGTCCTCGGGATCTTCGCGCTGAACCGGACCGGCATCCAGGGGGGGATGATCCAGATGTTGAACCACGGGATCTCGACCGCCGGCCTCTTTTTGGTCGTCGGATTCCTCTATGAGCGGCGCCACACCCGCGCGATCTCCGAATACGGCGGGCTGGGGCGGCGTCTTCCGATTTTCGCCGCGTTCTACATGATCATCTCCCTCTCGTCGATGGCCTTCCCGGGAACAAACGGCTTCGTCGGGGAGTTGCTGATCCTGGTCGGCGCGGCGCAGCTCGACTGGCGGCTGACCGTTACCGCGATCGTCGGCGTCCTTCTCGGCGCCGCCTATCTTCTTTGGCTCTATCAGCGGATCATGATGGGGCAGATCACCAACCCGAAGAACGAGAAGATCCCCGACCTCGACCGGCGGGAGATCGGCATTTGCGTGGCGCTCGCCGTGATGATTTTTTGGGTCGGCATCTATCCGATGCCCTTTTTGAAGGCGATGGACGGCTCGATCGACTTCGTCGCCCAACGGGTCGCGGGCAGCACCCCGGCGGTCACCGAACCGGCGGTCGAAGTCACCCCGGCCGGGCTGTTCCAGTTCGATTCCATCGAAGAGCTTCTCCCCTCCTTCCCCCCTTTCACCAATGAGAACCTCCCTCCGATTGCGGACAAGGTTTCTCTCGCCGGAATGGAGGCGCCGAATGACTAA